ATTGAAATTAACTCAACTGCGTATTCTTGGGTTGctcaatttttgattttttagcGGGCGCCATGGATTTGTGGTGGCAATCATGGGAATTGAGCATGTTGGCAAGGGGTTGATTAGAGATGGAACTGGGTTCGTCACTTTCCCTGTCAAGTATAAATGTGTTGTATTTCGGCCTTTTAAAGGCGAGATTCTTGAGGCTGTTGTTACCATGGTTAATAAGGTATTATATCCTTCTAAACCCCTTCGTTAAATTGAACCTCGGTTGATTAGTTTTTAACTTTTTCTTTGTGATTGTTGGAAATTGGCAGATGGGTTTCTTTGCTGAGGCTGGCCCTGTTCAGGTGTTTGTGTCTAATCATGTGAGTCTCCTTTGATTTTGTAGTTTCGGAGTTTATGCTTATGTGTTTGTAATAGCTTCAATTTTTGCATCTGTTTGATCTTAATTTGTGTGTTCAAAGAGATTTTAGATTGGTTTTAGTTACTTATGATTTGAATGCTTCCATCATATTGTAGCTGATACCGGATGATATGGAGTTCCAATCTGCTGATACACCAAATTATACAACTTCAGATAATTCAGTAGGTTCTCTTGAGTCCAAGATGTtcatttaattttcagtttcaTTGTGCGGaagtttgatattttttttgacaggtcaaaattcaaaaagacAGTGAGGTGCGGCTCAAGATTATCGGGACTAGGGTGGATGCAACAGAAATTGTATGCCTTCCCTTTTTCTTTCATACTAAATTGCATATTCAGTTGTTATTTTGGTTTGCCACTTGCTGATATTTGGATGTATTTTCTCCGATTCATATCTACTGCTTGCACTGGTTTTTTTCTTAggaaaattgattttatttatttatttatttattgatttactAGTGAGTTTGTTCTATGCTTGAATGAATTTTGCTTATTAAAAGTAAACTTCAATGGTTAAAAGGTGCTTTTTGCTGGAATTGATCTTCATAATTGGAAGAGAACAAAGGCTCCCTATTTTCTCTTAGCTGTTAATTGGAATTTTGGGGAAGTTGGAGTTGATTGGGGTTCCGGAATTATGGGGAAATGGAGTTGAATGGGCTTCTTAATTTTGGAGTTGAATGGGCTTCTTAATTTTGGAGTTGAATGGGGTTCCGGACTTAGTTTCCACACATCCTAATTGTCTGGAAATTGTGTTCCCTTGTTTATCCAACTCTATGTTTCAGTTTCTAATTTCTGATTCCATACAACATACTATAATGTACTACCAAAATTTCACAGGCACCAAAATAAGATAAGTGCATCATGTAAATCAGGATAAAAGAACAACTAGATAGTTAAGGCCTCTATGCAATAAAGGGCTACAATTCTTATATTATGCAATAGACTTTCTTGAAAAGTTAACTCAGCAGCTGAAGTTTTAGATCTTAGTTTTAGAAACATCATAGCATTGATGCCATCAAAAGTGGACATCTGACAAGACGGAAAAGCGGGTAGAATTTGAAGCACAAATAGCTGTCTGTGTATAATATCTCAGATTATGAACTCGGTGAACAACATGTAGAAAACATCAAGCAACTTAAATCTCCCAGTGTGAGGCCACACCCACTGACCCACAGCCTCTTGATAAGCAGATGTCAGATTAGAATTTTCCTCAAAAAGCTTCTCTATCTCTGAAGATTGTGAATCAATCTGCAAAAACATAATCTAACTTGAGCGAAGGGGAAGAAAATAATATTGCATTTAGGAAAAAGAAGAGGATAGGGGTAAAAGAAGGATTATGTTCTATATTAATAAGGCAAGAAAGCTTTCCAGCCAAAAATAACGAGGCAAGAGAGGTTA
This Spinacia oleracea cultivar Varoflay chromosome 6, BTI_SOV_V1, whole genome shotgun sequence DNA region includes the following protein-coding sequences:
- the LOC110803608 gene encoding DNA-directed RNA polymerase II subunit RPB7, with translation MFFHIILERNMQLHPRHFGPRLRDKLVSKLMKDVEGTCSGRHGFVVAIMGIEHVGKGLIRDGTGFVTFPVKYKCVVFRPFKGEILEAVVTMVNKMGFFAEAGPVQVFVSNHLIPDDMEFQSADTPNYTTSDNSVKIQKDSEVRLKIIGTRVDATEIFCIGTIKDDFLGVISDPGAAS